The Apis mellifera strain DH4 linkage group LG3, Amel_HAv3.1, whole genome shotgun sequence genome includes the window aaaaatgcaattataaaaattttctacattttatatatatacatggtaattatttctaatagaagaattttaataaagatagaatattttaatataattgaatagtataattttgtaactaattaaaaaagcaggaataaaaaaaactataatataatcaatcaagaataaaattaatattgataaaatgcaATGCAAACTTAATGCAAAGCTTCTAAATGATCTGTTGTTGCAAGTTATAAGTTCTATAGAAGAAAACTTAATGATTTAGtggtaatatataataattactataataaatataatatattataattaatataattatagtaattataatttttatatatttttaatatataagcaTTCTAAAAGCATAAAATAGAATgcataaaagaaaacaaaaatttaaagcatatttttaaagaaattgttttttaataacaatataacagcaataacaatataattatttttatattattaatattctaaaagcataatattttatgcaattgttgcaaagaaataaataaaagtatttagaaTACTTAAGATAAATGATATTGTGCTTACATATTGCACATtgcattttcaatatattgatCCAGCATTGtccaaattttcttcattgatgaattaaaaatatgttattaacttcataaaatattttcacttataaaagatatatgacaataaatttttcttgtttgtagaaacttatatttatatattacaattcttcaaatgttgcatttgaaaataagtaaaataaaatttgtattattcaaaattaatatttgatcataaataaaaaaagataattaataaaaaaaaaataaaataaaaatcttaatttaatattataaagctTAACTCTTTGCCCTCCAACGGTGACTCTCAGTTACCACTTGAATTAATGCCATAACTTCAACGATGATTCCAGCACCGCAAAATGCACCGAACGCGCGGATTCAAATCGTCTGAAGTTACTCGGATCGAACGAAACAGGCCCGGAAtgcaaaagattaaaatttgttagtttataaaaaacttattaatttagtaattatatttttaaaaaaatgattaaagtcATCTTCAATGTTGagtttacatatattacatacattttgACGAGTTCTGCTGAAAAAGTTTCATCTTTCTCTGATGAAATAATTAGTCTTTTGCTCTGAATTTATACATACctttgctatttttttatgaatgatgataaatttttaaattgttaataatcaaaacaaaaataacattttaccCGTTCTTCTTTTGAGCATCACATCTTCAGGATTGATAATATCCCGTTTAAGTTCATCAGATGTTGTTGTTGGTTTTCCTGGCAAAACTCTATGAATATCTACCTTAATTTTTCGTAGTTCTGTTGCACTAACTTGAGTACCTTCTGGTCCTCTAAATAAAGATGTACCATCTGAAGATTCTAATCTgcggtataaaataattttttatttaaaaaaaggaattattatatgaCTCTAATAAACttcatgtaaaaattataaattaaattttcttgaatattatatataaaaataatatatcttatattggaaattttacattatattattttatgtacttatttacaatttttcaaattatattgcatatttaatataacataatttctataatattcaaatgttttttaaattctatttttatttatatttaaaataattttatataaataactaaactaaaaattatttaatttattcatacatacttttcagataatataaatgttttagacGTGTTTGATGCATTACTTCTACCTCGGCTTTCTGGGGATCTACTTTTACttcttttcgataattttttctcacGAGCACGTCGTAATTCGTattctaaaatcatttttttcttcaatctttCGTGTTCTCGTTCCCGTTCTTGTTGTATCATCCATTCGCGTCTACGTCGTAATCGTTCTTCTTGTGTTCTTGAACGCAGACCAGTTTCGCTATCTTCACTGCGTGATTGTCTAAATCTCTCATCATGATGCGAATGATTTGTTGTATtccgtttcatttttatgataaataccgaagaagtatatatatatatatatatatatttatgaaatttaatctgCAAATCTTGTTTTaggttagaaatataataagatttaaatatgtacattACATCATACGATGTATAaggaaatatcttatataattaatataataatattattataataaatgaaagagaacaaacattgttataaaataaaattataaaaattctctaaattttCAAGGTATACACATACTTACATATAAATCATTCACGCGTACATTGCTGCTAatagaaaaactttaaaaaccctattctttttttttattgtttatattattaactttagtACGATTAGTTGTCAAAATTGACTGATAATTCAAAACTGACTAatcaaaaataagattatcaataaaattttttaatatttttaaaagtttttaaatgttCTATTAGTATAGATATAGGTTccaaaggaaaaattgaagttGCTATGTACTATATTGTATATGAACTATGTAAACTATATTGTATGCTTTTTTAACCAATCAACactaaaaattgcatttttattgtatcaattgcttatttttatgaatttatttttatttgcaaattattgcaaattataactgcaaattataactatttatcgaattaaattgatatttttttattgtattaacaaCTTGTAATTATccatttattaacaatattttgtattttttatataataaaaagcaatatttattttgtaatattttataatgtataatatttctatatttactgagaatatttatcaatttgttattataactaatttattatatcgtaactaatattatgaaaaatacctATATTGTGTTaacaattataacataatattttttaacaaatattctgtatcttttaataataataatagtaatattttataacagttttataataatagcatATTCTATTAAACATACATTAACGTTCAAACATtactatgaataattatatttattagtggAAATTTGTCttgattacattataaaatattaaagaaataatctcaaaaatcaaattaaattaaatatatataaattactatacattacatattatatatatatatataaattaaatacatattatacatatttaaatatttagaaattataattatgatagaaagattatagtaaaatataagtaaaatataaaatatcaataattttttctgatatttgttaattaataaagttaccttttaaagttaaattttttatcttatttctgttgaaatttcgatttaaaaaaaaaacttttaaatttacctTAAAAATCTATCGTTAATAAAGTAAagctattattaatacaaatttttttataatagtttaatgCATAGAAcagtattatgaatttattatatgatcaaaaataaattcaaagattagataataaaaaatttttaaattttattacgaaatatgaaaaataatatttgtgtaactattaatatttttattttaatataatataatagataaaataataaagaatctcTAATAAGATTATGACATgaccaaaataaatttattatatcattatttcatatgtaaatttcttttagaagATTAAGTCAATCCAATGCAACTTGATATTGGAATTCAAATAACAAGTAGTGTATTATAGATTGTACTTACAAATGATTGGTATATGAAAATGTTGCAACGCcatctagaatttttttatattaagaattaatatttaaaaaatttttaaacatatgatatatgttatttataagtatttttcaatttaaaatatatataatcattataaaattaatttaaaaaattatctataaaaatattcaaaagataaaCAAGACGCCATGATGTTTCTTTCAGTATCAAAGCTGCTGTGAGTGCCATGgtcatggaaaaaatattatagtattatacatttaaattttattgtgtacatatttttttacaaataaattaaacaataagtATGCTGATAAGAGAGTGGTGTAcgatttttatgcattttctTATTGCTTGGAGGACGGATTAGATCATTTTAAACctgaatatatatgattaagtAAACATCTGACAAGAAGAAATCTTATAGAAAGGACGAAGAAAAACGCCGTAACGTTTCACGGCAGAAAAGAAACGGAAACAGAGGTTAGCTTATTGAACACACTACCCTAGTCAGTTAAGATGGCAGTTATTATGGTTATGGTGGTAGTCGAAATGATATCAATTTAGTTAAAACattcaatgaaaaaacaaaGGAGGAAAGCAATTCTTATGAGTGTCATTATTTATGAGCTTCGGTGGCTATCTTATCGGTTTTTTAGTtagtatcatttaaaaatatgtgaatGTAAAGTACTTAATAGTGAAGGAACAATtgattgtatatacatatatatacatatacacacacgtttATCTTCCTTTCAATAggtttatttctctctttttgttGTTCTATTCCGTTTCTCTCTTCAGTCCTTAGTTCTTTCCTTCCCccttgtttattaattagtcGTTCTACAGTATTACGAACAAATCTTTCAAAGAATACGATTGCGTGTCAAAGGAAATACGAGTCAATCGTGACTCGATCGTAAATTGTTATCTTGTTCTATTGAGATTTAttgatttgttaattaaaagtatgACAAATAACATAACAAATATACggaatttgtaaatttgtatcgtgcaaaatttacaaaggtaactaaattaagaaaaatagtgtaaatgattgataattattaaatataatgattacttACTGTaagtatttaacaaattaattatattaaatataatatatctatatatatgtaatataaatatatctatatctatatataacgtataaataatataagaattcgtttttattattcattactaTTCATTTGAAGATTATCATTTCTAAACTATTGTCTAAttgacatttatttattaaaaataatttttactataaatttttactttaaatttttttaccgatCGAAATTAGGTCATCAAGATAAAGTAAGGGAAATccatatacttatattattcgcATTTTTGATGAATCaagatataatgaattaaatagatagaagaatttaagaatttaagatatttgaaatatattttttatattttatgatattaattatgcgATTAtatgaattgtttattttttttttcttcatttctgtgatattcaatatcaaattgTTTCATAATCGATCTaacaaaactaattttttataataaatatattataaaatctgtaaattagaagattatagctattaatttataatttttatacacaaaataacattttaatattttatatctgtaaatttaaattaattaattaaacattttaatatctgtaaattaatatgtattaagaaaaggaaacaaaggtagttacatatacacatatatatatttttaacagcCTTGCAATAATGTCTAAAAAGACTAATTGCAACAAGATGTTGGTTCATCAGTTATCATCAGTGCTACCTGATGATAGACCAATCACAGCCATTAGTGTTGTTGAAGATATAGATAAATGTCCACCAAATTTTACAGTGGTATGTTAtaagagaatattatatttatattttttatcatattttatttaatgtttataaaaatatttttaaattaattattttacatataattatttacattattaatttaaatttttaattcaaataattatttttaaattttatttattaatatcacaaaataatcaaaattatggattattattttactattaggTATCAAGAACGTATGATCAAGATACTGATGCTGATTTATGGAGAGAAAGTGggctttttattaaaaaaaaaggtagatatatatgtttttcaaAGACTGAAGGTTTACCTCAGTGTGTTGTTGAAGATATAGCAGTCATTAATGAACGAGATACTCCTCCAGAAGGATACAGCATAATTTCTTACACTGTAGATTCAAGTGAGCATACGTAAGAGTGATTAATATatcacttattaaaaaaatattttcatttaatacatTGCAGTAATGAATTTTAGTGCAGAAAGCATGGAGAAAAAAGCAGGTgtgctataaaattaaaaataaagaattatgcTCAAAAGCAGTTACTGATATTATCATATGTAGTAGACTTATACATAAAGTTTATAATACATCCAAAATGGCACCAAACGGATTTATTGCTGctgggtatatatatatatatatatttatatatataaatatgttaaaattttataaaaatttaattattttatctttattttttttcagtattATCAATGGAGTTTGTGTTTGCTATAAAACTGTGGatattgtaaatgaaaattcaaattcacaatcatatgttaatatagagtatgaatcattttattttagaaattaggattagaatatatttatataatattctcatataataattattatatactatattttatctagTTTACTTCAAAGTGTTTCTCCAAATTCATCAAATGGAACATCCCATAGAATACCTCCTGAAAGACCACCAAAACCTACAAATGGGGTTTATCCACAAATTAGTGGAAGTGGAGGAAAGGATATAGAAGAATCTGATGATAgagattatgaaattttgaatcctAATGCAAGAATTAGACCAACTAGACCTGCTCCACAACCTCCTACGTCAATAATTACTGGATCTACATCAATTTATGGTACACTGCCAGGATCTTCTGATTTAGATGGAGTtccatttattctaaattcacGTCTTAGTGTTCATTCTGATTCTTCTACTGtaagttatttttacaaaaatttgtattttcatgttcattatgttttttttacaattaatcgtTTACAGAATAAACTtcctgtaattaaaatttggactcaagaaaatttggataaagaggtaagattaaaatatataataatacatttttatattaattattaatatattattaatacattaaatattaattaatacatttaatattcttattctttattttattttttttttgtttagtttttttatgaCTTTCGTGCAGAGAGAGAAACTTGAAGAAACCACTGTGCCAAATTAATTGTGTGATTCTTCATGCAATTTTTCAGCTATGTCTATACATTTGTATTGATAATGTAGCACTAGCCAAGTGTAATAGAGTGCCTGAACGAATGATTCATACTAATCTGCGAAAATGGAATccttttaaaacatttaccgatgaaatgtttgaatttaaatattgtccaTTTTCCAAAgtacttttttcttccatattCTATTTAGATTTTGATACCAGTGACAGTTAGCGTTGTATTTTTATAGAGTTGCGTTGTATTTTTATAGGtagtagaaattatatataattgtatcatatGTTCTAGTTGTTTATAAATCGTcataaaatacttaatattatactGGTGTATTCCTATTTCTTAATCAAACGcaaaaatctttcaataaaattatttttaattttatttccgaaaaaaaatacatttttttatttttatcctcgaACTGATTTTTGTCATTgtgtatatttaatctttttacaaaatacataTGATTTGcttttatactatttaaatttcaacaaataattaattaataattatatatatacggattcttaaatatcacaaaatttaaataacgatcaattgaaatatttaaaattttgtaaattttgtaaattatatacagtGTTATATAACACGAGTGTAATTACGGGTTAAagtaaaaacataataatttaaatttatataatcatattttattataatgaatttgtctatttgtttcatttcatacaatataacaatattatttatttaacattttcaattttttattcaggATTTTcagtagaaaataaaataaaaacgtttTCATAAAAACATTTCCATAGTAAATAAAGTACTAATTGCAATTTACAGCGAAAGaactaaatattaatgtatgtataatattgtcaattatcattcaattaattattttgtcaatcgtattaatattttaaataagtaggacatatttcattaaaatatacaatacataaaagtatttttcaaatttaattaaataaattaactttcaatttctttaataacaaaaaatttgataaaatattaaaaagaggaaagaaaatattaataataatttacacgaaattatatatttcatgtacAAAGAAGAATTTCGTTTGAATCACGGTTTCTTTCAACTTTCGTTAATATAGATCATATTTGtctaatttatcttctttcgTCGGGTGTTTCTTGTCGGAAtagattttttggaaaaacttGTGCCAATCGTCAGACAAATGGGCCTGTCCAATGTCTAACATGTGTAGTATTCGTTGTGGAAACACCATGTTTTTCCATAACCGCTGTTGCTTTGATTTTgttcttatattttacatctttCGGCTTTAACATGCTCTTATGATTACTCAATAACCTTGAGGGAGTCAGTATGGATTTGTTGCTAAGACCTGTTGCTTCTAGAAAGTGATCGTAACCGCTATTCGAATTGCTCGCAGCAAGAGGAACATTATTATTGTCTTTGGTTGCAGCAGTTTTCTCATTCTGACTAATTGTTACCCCAAGATTGCCAAGTCTTTCCGATCCATCGCCTTCCGGTCTATCTGGATCATCTGATAGATCACATTCATCCAAATTGAATTCCTCAAAATTTTGTCTAATATCAAATTCTTGATCGAATTCCGAATGGACGTGTTTCTCCTTCGTTTTCGTGCGTTTCTTTGCTTGATCTTCCGAATCACCACCAATTTTAAACTCTTCAAAATGGCGAACAATATTGGTGACTTTGGGTATTTTTCGCATTTGTTCTCCACTAATTTCGTGGTTCTGACGCGTTTGAAAGGAGGATCGAACATTGTTGAATCTGTTCTTCCAGAAGTTCCCTTCTTCGTTGTTTCCTGTACCTTTATTAGTCGTATCATCGAAATTTAAGCTTCTTGCAGACGATACATTAATCCCTGTAGATTTTAAAGGAGAGGATATAAAGCCAAATATCTTCTTGCTGTGTTCAGACGAACCGGATTCAAGAAGTTGTTGTTTCTTTCGTG containing:
- the LOC551408 gene encoding uncharacterized protein LOC551408 isoform X1, yielding MSKKTNCNKMLVHQLSSVLPDDRPITAISVVEDIDKCPPNFTVVSRTYDQDTDADLWRESGLFIKKKGRYICFSKTEGLPQCVVEDIAVINERDTPPEGYSIISYTVDSMQKAWRKKQVCYKIKNKELCSKAVTDIIICSRLIHKVYNTSKMAPNGFIAAGIINGVCVCYKTVDIVNENSNSQSYVNIDLLQSVSPNSSNGTSHRIPPERPPKPTNGVYPQISGSGGKDIEESDDRDYEILNPNARIRPTRPAPQPPTSIITGSTSIYGTLPGSSDLDGVPFILNSRLSVHSDSSTNKLPVIKIWTQENLDKEFFYDFRAERET
- the LOC551408 gene encoding uncharacterized protein LOC551408 (The RefSeq protein has 1 substitution compared to this genomic sequence), yielding MSKKTNCNKMLVHQLSSVLPDDRPITAISVVEDIDKCPPNFTVVSRTYDQDTDADLWRESGLFIKKKGRYICFSKTEGLPQCVVEDIAVINERDTPPEGYSIISYTVDSMQKAWRKKQVCYKIKNKELCSKAVTDIIICSRLIHKVYNTSKMAPNGFIAAGIINGVCVCYKTVDIVNENSNSQSYVNIDLLQSVSPNSSNGTSHRIPPERPPKPTNGVYPQISGSGGKDIEESDDRDYEILNPNARIRPTRPAPQPPTSIITGSTSIYGTLPGSSDLDGVPFILNSRLSVHSDSSTNKLPVIKNWTQENLDKEFFYDFRAERET